CCCTGGCGTACGAGCCGTTCGAAGACGAAGAGGTCCACGTCGTCCTCGGTCGCGGCGAGGCGGTAGCCGCCCGGGGCGGAGGCGACGGCGTCCTTGCCGACGGTACGGCGCAGCCGGCCGACCAGTGCCTGGAGGGCGGCGGGGGCGTCCTGGGGCGGGGCGTCGGCCCAGACCTCGTCGATCAGCGTGTCGGGGGCCGTGAGGCGGCCGGGGCGGAGGGCGAGCGCGGTGAGGAGGGTGCGCAGGCGTGCGCCGGGAACGGGTACGACGGCGCCCTGGTCGTCCTCGGTCTGGGTGACGCCCAGGATTCTGTACCGCACCCGCCCATTGTCACCGGGGGTGAGGCGCGGGGCATGGGGTTTCGCGGGTGGGGGTGTCGGTGGGGGTGCTGGGCGGTCGGGTGGTGCTTGCCCGTCCAGTTCGGTCCCTCACCCTCCGGAGGACACCGCCCGTCTCTGTGGGGCGATTCCCGCCGGTACCGCACGTGCGCGTGCCGGGGTGCCCGTCCAGCAGGTGCCTCGGCGGGAGAGGAGGCGGCGCAGCCACAGCTCCAGGGAGATCAGGTCGGCGAGGCCGTCCAGGGGGAGGGGTTCGCCCGCGGCCGCGGCGCGCAGGGCCTTGCGGACGACTCTGGCCTCGATCAGGCCCGCCTCCGCCAGGAGGGGTGCGTCGAAGAGGGTCAGGAGGGGGTCCGTGGCCAGGCGGAGTCCCGCGCGGGTCGCCGCGTTGGCGGAGGCCTGGGAGGGGGCGCCCCAGCCGGGCGGGAGGTCGGTCACGCCGGAGTCCTTCAGGACGGTGCGCAGGATCGCGGCGCGCGCCCCCGGTTGCACGCGCAGGGTCTCGGGGAGGGCGCGGCAGGCGCGGACCACCTGGTTGTCGAGGAACGGTGCGTGCAGCCGCTGGGAGCGGATCTCGACGGCCTGTTCCAGGATGCGCAGGTCGGCGGCGTGCCGGGTGAGGGCGGCACGCGCGCGGTGGTCGCCCGGACGCTGGCCGGGGCCCACTCCGTTGCGGAGCGCCGCACCCTGTAGGCGAACCGATACTTCAGCCAGCGCCTCCCCCGTCAGCCAGCGCGCCGCGGGGCCCGGCCCGCCCCAGGTCAGCGCCGCCAGCGAGGCTCCCACGGCGCTTCCGGGGTCGTCGAAGCGGCGCTGCAGGAGCCGTTCGGCCAGGCCGTCGACGCCCGTCCGGTACGGGGTGCGGGCCAGCCGACGGGCCGCGCCGTACACACGCGCGGGGACGAGGACGGAGCCGTCGGCCTTGGTGAGGGCGGCGACGGGTCGGACCAGGTGCCGTCGTTTGCGGTCCATCAGCAGGTCGGCCAGGCGGGCCGGGTGGGCGTCGAGGACCTGGCGGGCGCCGTAGCCCGTGAAGTGGTCCGCGCTGCCCGCTGCGAGGCGCGCGCGGTGCCGGGCGGCCGCCACCAGGCTGGGGCCGGGTTCGTCGGTGAGCGGGCCGTCCAGGTCGGCGTACGGCAGGGTCTCCTCGCCGCCGGCCACGACGACGTGGTGCAGGCGCGGGTTGGCCGCGAGGGCGACGGCCCGTTCCACCTCCTCCTCGCGGCCGCGCACGGTCAGGTCGTTGAAGGTGACGGCCAGCAGCCGCTCCCCCGCGCCCGTGCCGTGGCCCAGGACCGTGCCGGGCATGCCGGGCAGGCCCGCCGCCAGCAGCGCCAGCGTTCCGGAGGCCGGGCCGCCGGAGAGGTCGGCGCCGATGCCCGGAACCGGCATCCCGCGCGCGGCACGCCGTTCGGCGGGGCCCATGCCGGGCACCGGGCCCGGGTCGATGTCGGGGACGTGCCGGGGCGCGGACAGACGCGCGCGTACCGCCTCGACGAGGGCGTCGCGCACGGCGTCGACCGCGCTGTCGGGGTCGGCGGTGGGCGCCGCCACGGCGAGGGAGGCGACCTGCTCGTACCCGGCGATCTCGCGCGCCCCGGCGCGCAGGATCAGCGCATGCCCGGGCGGAACGCGCCGCACGCCGTCGTACGGGGTGGAGTCCTGCAGGGCGGCCGGTACGTCGGGGGCGGCGAGGAGGGCCGCGAGGTGGCCGAAGTCGAGGTTGGCCTCGATGAGGTCGGCGAGCGGCAGCGCGGCCGTCGCGTACGCCGTGCCGCCGGCCCAGGGGGTGTGGAACACCGGGCGTGCGCCCGCCAGGTCGCCGCAGACGGTGATGCGTCGGCCGACCTGGACGATCGCGGTGTAGCTGCCCGACCAGGCGGTCAGATGCCGAAGTGCCCCTCCGCGCGCGGCGAACAGTCCGACGCGCAGCTGCTCGTCGGTGGCCCCGCAGGTGCCGAGGACGGCGATCCGGCTCTGGGCGTCGGCCTTCACCGTGCGCACCTCGTCGGGGCGCCAGTCGCCCACCGCCCACAGGGGATCGGGGTCGCCCCACAGGAGTTGGGAGCCGACCGGATGCAGGGTCTCGCCGTCGAGGCCGATGTGTCCGCCGTGGCCGCCGTAGGCCTCATGACCGTCGAGCCGGCCGTCGAGTCTGCCGTCGAACCGACCGTCGTAGCCGCCTGATCCGCTCAGCGCGCCCGCGGCGGTGCTGCTCCATCCCACCAACCACCGCATCGACGCCTCC
This window of the Streptomyces sp. NBC_01275 genome carries:
- a CDS encoding asparagine synthase-related protein, whose product is MRWLVGWSSTAAGALSGSGGYDGRFDGRLDGRLDGHEAYGGHGGHIGLDGETLHPVGSQLLWGDPDPLWAVGDWRPDEVRTVKADAQSRIAVLGTCGATDEQLRVGLFAARGGALRHLTAWSGSYTAIVQVGRRITVCGDLAGARPVFHTPWAGGTAYATAALPLADLIEANLDFGHLAALLAAPDVPAALQDSTPYDGVRRVPPGHALILRAGAREIAGYEQVASLAVAAPTADPDSAVDAVRDALVEAVRARLSAPRHVPDIDPGPVPGMGPAERRAARGMPVPGIGADLSGGPASGTLALLAAGLPGMPGTVLGHGTGAGERLLAVTFNDLTVRGREEEVERAVALAANPRLHHVVVAGGEETLPYADLDGPLTDEPGPSLVAAARHRARLAAGSADHFTGYGARQVLDAHPARLADLLMDRKRRHLVRPVAALTKADGSVLVPARVYGAARRLARTPYRTGVDGLAERLLQRRFDDPGSAVGASLAALTWGGPGPAARWLTGEALAEVSVRLQGAALRNGVGPGQRPGDHRARAALTRHAADLRILEQAVEIRSQRLHAPFLDNQVVRACRALPETLRVQPGARAAILRTVLKDSGVTDLPPGWGAPSQASANAATRAGLRLATDPLLTLFDAPLLAEAGLIEARVVRKALRAAAAGEPLPLDGLADLISLELWLRRLLSRRGTCWTGTPARARAVPAGIAPQRRAVSSGG